The Terriglobales bacterium genomic interval CCCACCTGAAGCTGAGCCGCCTGCTGCTCCAACAAGTACACCGGGCGTTCGGAGGCGAACTGCGGGCGCTGTTCGTAGGCGGCGCATTCACCGAACCGGCCACGCTGCAGTTCTTCTACGACCTGGGCATTCTGGTGGGCAACGGCTACGGGCTGACGGAGGCGGGGACGGCGATCACGCTCAACGACTTCAAGCCCTTCCGCCCGGATACGGTGGGCCGGCCGCTGCCGGGCATGGAAGTGCGCATTGTCGATCCCGACGCGGAGGGCATCGGCGAAGTGGCGGTACGCAGCAAGACGGTGATGTCCCATTATCTCGACGATCCGGAACTCACCGCGGAAACGTTCGTTGACGGGTGGCTGATGACCGGCGATCTCGGCAAGCTCGATGGCTCCGGGCATCTGCAACTCTTCGGCCGCAAGAAGAACGTAATCATCACCGAGGGGGGCAAGAACATCTACCCCGAGGACATCGAGAACGTCTTCGAGGGCCTGCGAGTACAGGAGTTCTGCGTCTTCGCGTCGAACTATCTCTGGCCGCACCACGAATTGACCGGCGACCTGCTGGTGATGGTGATCCATCCTGACTCCGGCACACAGTGGACCGACGCCGTGCGCCAGGACCTGGAAGCGCGCAACCGGCGCCTGCTGGACTTCAAGCGCGTGGGCGGATACGTGCTCTGGTTCCGCGACTTTCCGCGGACGGCATCCATGAAGATCAAGCGCCACGAACTGGCGGAGCAGGTGCGGGTGGAGGTCCAACGCGCGGCGGTGAAGCCGCTGTGAGCCGTCCGCTGCTCGCCTTGGTGAATCCGGCTGCGGGCGGTGGATGCTGCGGCAAGCTGGCCGGCCCGGAACTGGAACGCTTGCGCGGCGCCGGAGTCGACCTCGAAGTCCGGCAGACGCGCGAGCGCGGCGAGGCCACCGAAGTCACACGCGCGGCCTGGCGCGAGGGCTACCGGCGCTTCCTGGCCGTGGGCGGCGACGGCACGTCGTACGAGATCGTGAACGGACTTTTCCCGGAAGCCGCGGCGGGCGACGAAAAACCGACACTCGCCTTTTTGCCGCTGGGCACGGGGAACTCTTTCCTGCGCGACTTTACCGACCGCGGGGTCGAATACGCCCGCGAATCCTTGCTGGCCGGCCGTGAGCGAACCTGCGACGTGCTGCGTCTCACGCACGCCAAAGGCACGCTCTGCTACATCAACCTGCTGAGCATGGGGTTCGCCGCCGATGTAGCCGCGCTGGTGAACCGCAAGCTCAAGGGGCTGGGCGAGCTGGGGTATCTGCTGGGCGTGCTCACCTGCCTGGCGCGGCTCGATCGTCGCGCATTTCCGCTGCGCGTAGATGGCCTAGGCGAGCTCGACCGCCGCCGCTGTCTGTTTCTCAGCTTCAACAACAGCAAGTTCACCGGTGGGAAGATGATGATTGCGCCGCAAGCGGCGACCGACGACGGCCTGATCGAATACGTGCGCTGGGGGCCGATCGGGCGCCTCGGCCTGATGCGCAATCTGCACACGCTCTATGACGGCACGCACATGCGGCATCCGCTGGCCGAGCGCACGGCGGCGCGTCGCATCGAATTCCAGCTTGAGGGGCCGGTGGACGTGATGGTAGACGGCGAATCGCTCACACTCGAGTGCCAGGCGCTGGATGTGTTGCCGGCAGCGCTGCGGGTGATGGCCTAAATCGCCAAGCCGGGATCCCCCTCGAGAATCCGTTGTTCCAGCCGGGGGCGTTCGCCGGGCTTCCAGAGCCTGGCACGGTGGGAAACACGATAGCGGATCGGTCCTCCGTCGGAGCCGGGAGCGCGCTCCAGCGGGCGCGGGATGCATACGAACTCGCACTCGATGGCATCGTCGCT includes:
- a CDS encoding diacylglycerol kinase family protein, with the protein product MSRPLLALVNPAAGGGCCGKLAGPELERLRGAGVDLEVRQTRERGEATEVTRAAWREGYRRFLAVGGDGTSYEIVNGLFPEAAAGDEKPTLAFLPLGTGNSFLRDFTDRGVEYARESLLAGRERTCDVLRLTHAKGTLCYINLLSMGFAADVAALVNRKLKGLGELGYLLGVLTCLARLDRRAFPLRVDGLGELDRRRCLFLSFNNSKFTGGKMMIAPQAATDDGLIEYVRWGPIGRLGLMRNLHTLYDGTHMRHPLAERTAARRIEFQLEGPVDVMVDGESLTLECQALDVLPAALRVMA